In a genomic window of Streptomyces koelreuteriae:
- a CDS encoding NAD(P)/FAD-dependent oxidoreductase encodes MTEKHTETYDETYDVVIVGGGAAGLSAALVLGRARQRTLVVDAGEPRNAPAAHMQGFLTRDGMQPAEFLAIGREEIARYGVELVRGRVVEVERGEDAAVGRGEDFTVVLAGGRTVRARRLVVATGLKDELPAIPGLAERFGRDVLHCPFCHGWEVRDQPFGVLGTSAKSVHQALMVSQWSKDVRFFLHTVAEEELSDEDLRRLAAAGVDVVPGEVAGLVVEDDRLTGVRLADGSTHARSALFVAPHAVPQTGLLEELGAELQETPFGAYPVIDPTGLTTVPGVWAAGNAIGFAEQVVHAASGGYRAASAIVGDLLMEDLDAAAQR; translated from the coding sequence ATGACCGAGAAGCACACCGAGACGTACGACGAGACGTACGACGTCGTGATCGTCGGCGGCGGTGCCGCGGGCCTGTCGGCGGCGCTGGTGCTGGGCCGGGCCCGGCAGCGCACGCTGGTCGTCGACGCCGGCGAGCCGCGCAACGCGCCCGCCGCGCACATGCAGGGCTTCCTGACACGGGACGGCATGCAGCCCGCCGAGTTCCTCGCCATCGGCCGGGAGGAGATCGCCCGCTACGGCGTGGAGCTCGTGCGAGGCCGGGTGGTGGAGGTGGAGCGGGGCGAGGACGCCGCAGTAGGGCGGGGCGAGGACTTCACCGTCGTACTGGCCGGCGGCCGGACCGTACGGGCCCGGCGGCTGGTCGTCGCGACCGGGCTGAAGGACGAGCTTCCGGCGATCCCCGGGCTGGCCGAGCGGTTCGGCCGGGACGTGCTGCACTGCCCGTTCTGCCACGGCTGGGAGGTGCGCGACCAGCCGTTCGGCGTGCTCGGGACGTCCGCCAAGAGCGTGCACCAGGCGCTGATGGTGTCCCAGTGGTCGAAGGACGTGCGGTTCTTCCTGCACACGGTCGCCGAGGAGGAGCTGTCCGACGAGGATCTGCGCCGGCTCGCCGCGGCCGGGGTCGATGTGGTGCCGGGCGAGGTCGCGGGGCTGGTGGTCGAGGACGACCGGCTCACCGGCGTCCGGCTCGCCGACGGCTCGACGCACGCCCGCTCCGCGCTGTTCGTGGCCCCGCACGCCGTCCCGCAGACCGGCCTGCTGGAAGAGCTCGGCGCCGAGCTGCAGGAGACGCCCTTCGGCGCGTACCCGGTCATCGACCCCACCGGTCTGACGACCGTGCCGGGCGTGTGGGCCGCGGGCAACGCGATCGGCTTCGCCGAGCAGGTCGTGCACGCGGCGAGCGGCGGATACCGGGCGGCGTCCGCGATCGTCGGGGATCTGCTGATGGAGGACCTCGACGCGGCTGCCCAGCGGTAG
- a CDS encoding helix-turn-helix domain-containing protein, with amino-acid sequence MTTDEVLAGVGPRLRQMRKEREVTLAALSETTGISVSTLSRLESGLRKPSLELLLPIARAHQVALDELVGAPPTGDPRVRAKPIVMGGRTHWPLTRQPGGLQAYKVLEPRRSLEPDPRTHEGYEWLYVLSGKLRLVLGEHDVVLTAGEAAEFDTRVPHWFGSTGEGPVEFLSLFGPQGERMHVRARPRKS; translated from the coding sequence ATGACCACGGACGAGGTACTCGCGGGTGTCGGCCCCCGGCTGCGGCAGATGCGCAAGGAGCGGGAAGTGACCCTGGCGGCGCTCTCCGAGACCACCGGCATCTCCGTCAGCACCCTGTCGCGACTGGAGTCCGGACTGCGTAAACCCAGTCTGGAACTGCTGCTGCCGATCGCGCGCGCTCACCAGGTGGCCCTGGACGAGCTGGTCGGTGCACCGCCGACGGGCGACCCGCGCGTGCGGGCGAAGCCGATCGTGATGGGCGGCCGCACCCACTGGCCGCTCACCCGCCAGCCCGGCGGCCTCCAGGCCTACAAGGTGCTGGAACCCCGGCGGAGCCTGGAGCCGGATCCGCGCACGCACGAGGGCTACGAGTGGCTGTACGTGCTGTCCGGGAAGCTGCGCCTCGTGCTGGGCGAGCACGACGTGGTGCTCACGGCGGGTGAGGCCGCCGAGTTCGACACACGCGTGCCGCACTGGTTCGGGTCGACGGGGGAGGGGCCCGTGGAGTTCCTCAGCCTGTTCGGACCGCAGGGGGAGCGGATGCACGTGCGGGCGCGGCCCAGGAAGTCGTGA
- a CDS encoding NADPH:quinone oxidoreductase family protein — MQAWQVHENGEPGEVLRLADVARPVPGDGQVLLKVRAANINFPDALLCRGQYQVRPPLPFTPGVEICGETEDGRRVIANPALPHGGFAEYAVADAAALLPAPDALDDAEAAALHIGYQTGWFGLHRRAGLEAGETLLVHAAAGGVGSAAVQLGKAAGATVIGVVGGPGKAAVARELGCDVVIDRRAEDVVAAVKEATGGRGADVVYDPVGGEAYTQSAKVVAFEGRIIVVGFAGGTIPSPALNHALVKNYSIMGLHWGLYNTKNPKLVQHCHEQLTELAARGAIKPLVSERVPLSGAAAAVQKVADGLTTGRIAVVMEEAAA; from the coding sequence ATGCAGGCATGGCAAGTGCACGAGAACGGCGAGCCCGGCGAGGTGTTGCGCCTGGCGGACGTGGCGCGGCCGGTCCCCGGCGACGGCCAGGTCCTGCTGAAGGTGCGCGCCGCGAACATCAACTTCCCGGACGCCCTGCTGTGCCGGGGCCAGTACCAGGTCAGGCCGCCGCTGCCCTTCACCCCCGGCGTGGAGATCTGCGGCGAGACCGAGGACGGCCGCCGCGTGATCGCCAACCCGGCGCTGCCCCACGGCGGCTTCGCCGAGTACGCCGTCGCCGATGCCGCCGCCCTGCTGCCCGCGCCGGACGCCCTGGACGACGCGGAGGCCGCGGCCCTGCACATCGGCTACCAGACCGGCTGGTTCGGACTGCACCGCCGGGCCGGTCTGGAGGCCGGCGAGACCCTGCTCGTCCACGCTGCCGCAGGAGGGGTCGGCAGCGCGGCCGTGCAGCTCGGGAAGGCCGCCGGCGCCACCGTCATCGGTGTCGTCGGCGGCCCCGGGAAAGCGGCCGTCGCCCGTGAGCTGGGTTGCGACGTCGTGATCGACCGGCGCGCCGAGGACGTCGTCGCCGCCGTCAAGGAGGCCACCGGCGGCCGGGGCGCCGACGTCGTCTACGACCCGGTCGGCGGCGAGGCCTACACCCAGTCCGCCAAGGTCGTCGCCTTCGAGGGGCGCATCATCGTCGTCGGCTTCGCCGGCGGCACGATCCCCAGCCCGGCCCTGAACCACGCCCTGGTGAAGAACTACTCGATCATGGGCCTGCACTGGGGCCTCTACAACACCAAGAACCCGAAGCTGGTCCAGCACTGCCACGAGCAGCTCACCGAGCTGGCCGCCCGGGGCGCGATCAAGCCGCTGGTGAGCGAGCGCGTCCCGCTCTCGGGAGCGGCCGCCGCCGTGCAGAAGGTCGCGGACGGCCTGACCACCGGACGGATCGCCGTCGTCATGGAGGAGGCAGCAGCATGA